GCTTTAAGTGAAACAGGAGTAAGCATGATTTATGCTGCTGGAATTTTATTCTTCGGCTTTGGAATTTTTGCTGCATCGAATTTCGAAGGCACCATGTGGCTGGGCATTTTAGTTTCAATTACCCTATTGGTAGCTTTATTATCAAACCTGATTTTGGTTCCTGCGCTGCTGCTAAGTCTTGAGCAGCGCATTAACCGCAAAAAAGTTGCTAAGCCATTGTTTCCAATGGACATGGAATTGACAGACGAAGAAAATAATCGGAGCGTCTAACTTTTCTCAAGCAGCGAAATTACTTTTTTCTGAAGTTCAATAATTTCAGCTTCACGCAAAGCCAGCTTATCTTTAAGCTGCTGTAGCTCGCTATTGTATTTTTTCTGCTCCTCTTGATTATGGTATGTAATCAGTTCTACTGCAGAAAGTCCAAACAGTTGAGCTATTTGATCAAGCCTTGAAAAGTTAATGTCAGTAAATCCACTTTCAATTTTTGAGAATGCCGGAGCGGTTATTCCCAACTTAGTGGCAACTTGTTCTTGAGACCAGTTTCTCGACTGACGGAGCGATTTAATATTTTTACCTATTGCGTTCATTTAGGCAGAATTAGAGCGTCTAACAAAAAAACAGTTTTAGATATAACTTAAAAAACAAAAGTATTGGTTGATAGCTCATTAAGTCATGCGCCCATAACTTAGTAACTAAAAAACCTTGTATTAAGTTAATTAATTTCCAGCTAAAAAAATAATGTCTATAAAATAAAAGTTAATTGTATACAAAAATAACGTTTAAGACTAACCAAAAGTTTACTGTCATTCATATTATTTATGTTACACAACTTTTAAACATTTTTTCCAATTATATAACAACCTTCTTGCCAAAATTTATAATTTAAATTAAAATCATTTACCATCACTGAAAAGAAATCAGATATTT
Above is a window of Solitalea lacus DNA encoding:
- a CDS encoding helix-turn-helix domain-containing protein — encoded protein: MNAIGKNIKSLRQSRNWSQEQVATKLGITAPAFSKIESGFTDINFSRLDQIAQLFGLSAVELITYHNQEEQKKYNSELQQLKDKLALREAEIIELQKKVISLLEKS